Within the Clostridium scatologenes genome, the region ATTAGAGAGATGTCTACAAGCTTTAAAAAAAATATTGGGAGGTAAAAACAATGGCAAATTTAATAAGCCCGATGACAGGTAAAGTACTTGAAATCAACATCAAGGTAGGTCAGGAAATTACTGATGAAGATGCTGAATTATTTATAATAGAAGCCATGAAAATGGAAAATACAGTATCTGGAGTTGTAGGGACAGTAAAAGAAATAAAGGCCAATGTTGGTGATATAGTACATGAGGATGATGTTATAGCAATAATTGAATAAAAAGCTATAGATTTTATTAATACAAATGTACTATTTAAGTTCGTGTATAGATGCTGGTAAGAATTCATACTATATGGGTTTTTATTGAGCAATTATTGTAATTAATAAATGCTACTACAAGTGCTATAATATTCTTGTATAATTAAATTTTACACTTTTCCCGGACTTTTTTAGTCCGGGAATCGTATTTTTTGTAAGAAAAAAGCTGTTGCACTAATTTCTTAGTGTAACACCACCATGTGTAGTATTTAAACTGATATTTAATTGAACATATGTTCAATTAGGCAGCTATACAATAGGATATGTTTCATACTATTTTGAAAAATTTCTTTGAGCAACAGGATAAAGATTAAAGGTTAAAAA harbors:
- a CDS encoding acetyl-CoA carboxylase biotin carboxyl carrier protein subunit → MANLISPMTGKVLEINIKVGQEITDEDAELFIIEAMKMENTVSGVVGTVKEIKANVGDIVHEDDVIAIIE